From the genome of Flavobacterium luteolum, one region includes:
- the kbl gene encoding glycine C-acetyltransferase has protein sequence MYGKIKEHLQKELQTIEENGIFKKERIITSPQGAEITISTGETVLNFCANNYLGLSSHPEVVQAAKDAMDTHGFGMSSVRFICGTQDIHKTLEKKIADFYGTEDTILYAAAFDANGGVFEPLLGENDAIISDSLNHASIIDGVRLCKAARYRYENNNMEDLEQQLIKANEAGARFKLIVTDGVFSMDGLVAPLDKICDLADKYDAMVMVDECHAAGFIGATGKGTLEAKGVMGRVDIITGTLGKALGGAMGGYTTAKKEIIELLRQRSRPYLFSNSLAPAIVGASIKVFELLEKDTTLRDKLEWNTNYFKDGMKKAGFDIIDGDSAIVPVMLYDAKLSQTMANELLKQGIYVIGFFFPVVPKDKARIRVQLSAAHEKEHLDKAIYAFTVVGKMLKVI, from the coding sequence ATGTACGGTAAAATAAAAGAACATCTGCAGAAAGAATTGCAGACGATTGAAGAAAATGGAATTTTCAAAAAAGAGAGAATTATTACTTCTCCTCAAGGCGCTGAAATCACAATTTCGACAGGAGAGACAGTGTTGAACTTTTGTGCGAATAATTATTTAGGACTTTCTTCGCATCCAGAAGTGGTCCAAGCGGCTAAAGACGCAATGGATACACATGGTTTTGGAATGTCGTCTGTACGTTTTATCTGCGGAACACAAGATATTCATAAAACATTAGAGAAAAAGATTGCTGATTTTTATGGCACGGAAGATACTATTTTGTATGCGGCTGCATTTGATGCTAATGGAGGTGTGTTTGAGCCTTTGTTAGGTGAAAATGATGCAATTATTTCAGACAGTTTAAATCACGCTTCTATTATTGATGGGGTACGTTTGTGTAAAGCGGCTCGATATCGTTATGAAAATAATAATATGGAAGATCTAGAGCAGCAGTTGATAAAAGCAAATGAAGCAGGAGCTCGTTTTAAATTGATTGTAACTGATGGGGTTTTCTCCATGGATGGATTAGTTGCACCATTAGATAAAATTTGTGACTTGGCTGATAAATATGATGCGATGGTAATGGTAGACGAGTGTCATGCGGCTGGTTTTATCGGAGCGACTGGAAAAGGAACTCTTGAAGCAAAAGGAGTAATGGGAAGAGTGGATATCATTACAGGAACTCTTGGAAAAGCTTTAGGTGGAGCCATGGGTGGATATACTACTGCGAAAAAAGAAATAATCGAATTGTTGCGCCAAAGATCAAGGCCTTATTTGTTTTCAAATTCGTTGGCACCAGCAATTGTTGGGGCTTCAATTAAAGTATTTGAATTATTAGAAAAAGATACAACGCTTCGTGATAAATTAGAGTGGAATACCAACTACTTTAAAGACGGTATGAAAAAAGCAGGTTTTGATATTATTGATGGAGATTCTGCAATTGTTCCTGTTATGCTGTATGATGCAAAATTATCTCAGACAATGGCTAACGAACTTTTGAAACAGGGAATTTACGTTATTGGGTTTTTCTTTCCTGTGGTTCCAAAAGACAAAGCGAGAATACGTGTACAGCTATCTGCGGCCCATGAAAAAGAGCACTTGGATAAAGCTATATATGCCTTTACAGTTGTCGGTAAAATGTTAAAAGTTATATAA